In Mugil cephalus isolate CIBA_MC_2020 chromosome 20, CIBA_Mcephalus_1.1, whole genome shotgun sequence, the following are encoded in one genomic region:
- the fam83fa gene encoding protein FAM83F, producing the protein MAESQLVCMDDEHVNEKVPESRPEFYYSEEQRAALEQLLRNGDGAFKMRLKEDHIKDFLSAREVKVIRETFQEYDTDSDYEPGEQEKSKESSSADSGVHSTYWPQMSDTEVPSLDIGWPASSGVYKGVTRVSVYTHPPKEPGPHIKEVVRRLIQESHKAVAIVMDLLTDVQIVQDLLDASSRRGVAVYAVLEARGVPHFLDMCSRLQINAMHLRNLRVRMVRGAGLALSFGKLPGSLSSKYMLVDGEKVMFGSYSFTWSSSRMDRNTITVMSGQIVDFFDSDFRELYAVSDQVDLYKEFNVTKPPLPTPIRKPKVEQSRPLPVSISRFQVSVGDSKQIDLKVPAHKYHNPKYSLVFGNSLGLTGSLQDLSTPKDSLVGGLTQKNGLHNNFLHTCKDSKERVDRVPPQSPGSPAEEEDEDAKGGQKKNQGTGLKKRSSFRHFLKGRGANQTTEIIEEGVVTPQCPSPTCKVPETNGVTGNELEDSFEIIEKPGPLKSKTKKPSKHIQRSVSLQTINTGDEDGFKSRRRHQKKNCIQS; encoded by the exons ATGGCGGAGTCTCAGCTGGTGTGCATGGACGATGAGCACGTCAACGAGAAGGTCCCGGAGTCCAGGCCGGAGTTTTACTACAGCGAGGAGCAGCGTGCGGCCctggagcagctgctgaggAACGGGGACGGAGCCTTCAAGATGCGCCTCAAAGAGGACCACATCAAGGATTTCCTCAGCGCCAGAGAGGTCAAAGTCATCCGGGAAACGTTTCAAGAGTACGACACGGACAGTGACTACGAGCCCGGAGAGCAGGAAAAGTCCAAGGAGTCCTCCAGCGCTGACTCTGGGGTCCACTCCACCTACTGGCCCCAGATGTCAGACACTGAGGTCCCGTCTCTTGACATCGGTTGGCCCGCCAGCAGTGGAGTCTACAAGGGGGTGACCCGGGTATCCGTGTACACTCATCCACCCAAAGAACCCGGACCTCATATCAAGGAGGTGGTGAGGAGGCTCATACAGGAGTCTCACAAG GCGGTAGCCATCGTCATGGACCTCCTCACAGACGTGCAGATCGTCCAGGACCTGCTGGATGCCTCGTCACGGCGCGGGGTGGCTGTCTACGCCGTGCTGGAGGCCAGAGGAGTGCCCCACTTCCTGGATATGTGCTCTCGGCTGCAGATTAACGCGATGCATCTGCGG AACCTTCGTGTGCGAATGGTGAGAGGTGCAGGGCTGGCCCTGTCCTTTGGAAAACTGCCCGGCTCCTTGAGTTCCAAATACATGCTGGTGGATGGAGAGAAAGTCATGTTTGGGTCTTACAG cttcacctGGAGTTCTTCTCGGATGGACAGGAACACGATCACTGTGATGTCGGGACAAATTGTGGACTTTTTTGATAGTGACTTCCGGGAGCTCTACGCCGTGTCTGACCAGGTAGACCTCTACAAGGAGTTCAACGTTACCAAGCCGCCTCTTCCCACACCCATCAGGAAGCCGAAGGTGGAGCAAAGCCGGCCTCTGCCCGTCTCTATATCTCGCTTTCAGGTATCCGTTGGAGACTCCAAACAGATTGACCTGAAGGTACCTGCACATAAGTACCACAATCCAAAGTACTCCCTGGTCTTTGGGAACAGTCTGGGTTTGACGGGTTCGCTGCAAGATCTGTCGACACCAAAAGACTCATTGGTTGGTGGGCTAACCCAGAAGAACGGCCTGCACAACAACTTCCTTCATACCTGCAAGGACAGTAAGGAAAGGGTGGACCGAGTCCCCCCACAGAGTCCTGGttcacctgcagaggaggaggatgaggacgcAAAGGGAGGCCAAAAGAAAAACCAGGGGACTGGATTGAAGAAACGTAGCTCCTTCAGACACTTTTTGAAAGGCAGAGGAGCCAATCAGACTACAGAAATTATAGAGGAAGGTGTGGTCACTCCTCAGTGCCCATCACCCACATGCAAAGTGCCAGAGACCAATGGCGTCACAGGAAATGAACTGGAGGACTCATTTGAGATCATTGAGAAACCAGGACCACTAAAATCCAAAACTAAGAAGCCgtcaaaacacattcagaggAGTGTGTCTCTGCAAACCATCAACACGGGCGACGAAGACG gatTCAAAAGCCGTCGGCGGCATCAGAAGAAGAACTGCATCCAGtcatga
- the grap2a gene encoding GRB2-related adapter protein 2a: MEARGKYEFNATGDDELSFRKGDILKILSAEDDWCKAEMNGQEGFVPQNYIEMQTPGWFQENASRNSAEDLLRYKGVGDFVIRGCQSSPGDFSISVKHENDVQHFKVMRDNKGQYYLWSEKFTSLNKLVEFYKKTSISKTREIYLNDGSLDSRAPSVGPSVKRGSLPEERNTAAAVAASPRRASDQTPSAMNKRYPLEDRAHTIGHTGRSSSPISSGYNPRRPSETLPQRTSTLHVKALYDFTAEEDDELGFCAGDVIEVIDRSDMSWWKGRLRGKSGLFPANYTIQL, from the exons ATGGAAGCCAGAGGAAAGTATGAATTTAATGCGACTGGGGACGATGAACTCAGCTTCAGAAAGGGTGACATACTCAAG ATTTTAAGCGCAGAAGATGACTGGTGTAAGGCAGAGATGAACGGACAGGAAGGATTTGTGCCACAAAACTACATAGAAATGCAGACTCCGGG GTGGTTCCAGGAGAACGCCAGTCGCAACTCTGCAGAAGATCTCCTGAGATACAAAGGTGTGGGAGACTTTGTGATCCGAGGGTGCCAGAGTTCGCCCGGAgacttctccatctctgtcaa ACACGAGAATGATGTCCAGCACTTCAAAGTGATGAGGGACAACAAAGGCCAGTACTACCTGTGGTCGGAGAAGTTCACCTCCCTGAACAAGTTGGTGGAGTTCTATAAAAAAACCTCCATCTCAAAGACCAGGGAGATCTACCTCAACGACGGCAGCTTGGACAGCAGGGCCCCCTCCGTGGGCCCGTCG GTGAAGAGGGGGAGTTTGCCTGAAGAGCGTaacacagctgcagctgttgcCGCATCGCCGCGCAGGGCCTCAGACCAGACTCCCAGCGCAATG AATAAAAGATACCCTCTGGAGGACCGAGCCCACACCATTGGACACacaggaagaagcagcagcCCTATCAGCTCTGGGTATAATCCCCGCCGCCCCTCTGAGACTCTGCCTCAG AGGACATCCACACTGCACGTGAAGGCGCTGTACGACTTCACCGCAGAGGAAGACGACGAGCTTGGCTTCTGCGCCGGCGATGTCATCGAGGTGATAGATCGCTCCGACATGTCTTGGTGGAAAGGGAGACTGCGGGGGAAAAGTGGCTTGTTTCCCGCAAACTACACGATACAGCTTTGA